One Ranitomeya variabilis isolate aRanVar5 chromosome 4, aRanVar5.hap1, whole genome shotgun sequence genomic window, tacgcaccacgaaggtctatcttggtgaaccacttggcacccttaatccgggcaaacaagtcagacaacagcggtaaaggatactgaaatttgacagtgatcttatttaaaagccggtaatcaatacaaggtctcaaagatccgtccttttttgccacaaaaaagaatcccgcaccaagaggggaagaagacggacgaatatgtcctttttccagagactccttgatatatgaacgcatagcggtatgttcaggtaccgacagattaaacagtcttcccttaggaaatttactgcctgggatcaaatctatagcacagtcacagtccctatgaggaggcagtgcactggactcagactcactgaagacatcctgataatcagacaaatactccggaacttccgaaggcgtagaagaagcaatagacacaggcagggaatcctcatgaataccacgacagccccaacttgagactgacatagccttccagtccaggactggattatgggtctgtaaccatggcagccctaaaacgaccaaatcatgcattttatgtaaaaccaggaaacgtatcacctcgcggtgttcaggagtcatgcacatggtaacctgagtccaatactgcggtttatttgctgccaatggtgtagcatcaatacccctaagaggaataggattttctaatggttcaagagtaaatccacagcgcttagcaaatgagagatccatgagactcagggcagcacctgaatctacaaacgccatgacaggataagacgacagtgagcaaatcaaagttacagacagaataaatttaggttgcaaattaccaacggtgacaggactaacaaccttagctatacgtttagagcatgctgagataacatgtgtagaatcaccacagtagtagcacaagccattccggcgtctatgaattttccgctcatttctagtcaggattctatcacattgcattaaatcaggtgtctgttcagacaacaccatgagggaatttgcggtttttctatcacattgcaccgaattaggtgtctgttcagacaacaccatgagggaatttgcggttttgcgctcccgcaaccgccggtcaatttgaatagccagtgccatagtatcattcagacctgtgggaatgggaaaacccaccataacattcttaatggcttcagaaaggccatttctaaaattagcggccagtgcacactcgttccaatgtgtcagcacggaccatttccgaaatttttggcaatacacttcagcctcgtcctgcccctgagacatagacagcaaggccttttctgcctgaatctcaagattgggttcctcataaagtaaaccgagcgccagaaaaaacgcatcaagatcagccaatgccggatctcctggcgccagcgaaaaagcccaatcctgagggtcgccccgtaagaacgaaataacaatctttacttgctgagcagaatctcctgatgaacagggtctcagggacaaaaacaatttacaattcacgaaattcctaaacttaaacctgtctccggaaaacagttcaggaatcggtattttaggttctgacctaggatttctgataacatagtcttgtatgccctgcacacgagtagccagctggtccacacttgtaatcaaggtctggacattcatgtctgcagcaagcatagccactctgaggtaaaggggaaggagaaaaaaaaaactcagaatcttctttcttataatccctcttctgcaatgcattaaacatttaatacgggcctggcaaactgttatgaccccaatggcgagggtctcagaggaacgtggaagtctgcagaatacaaaaatccagctcatagggcagtggtaactgggttgaccatatatctactcctaacgccaacactagaagtagccggggatcattcctacgttgattctagatgacacgcgccagccggagaatctagctacccctagtagaggaaaacaaagacctttcttgcctccagagaaggggaccccaaagctggatagaagccccccacaaataatgacggtgaggtaagaggaaatgacaaacacagaaatgaaccaggtttagcacagagaggcccgcttactgatagcagaataaagaaaggtaacttatatggtcaacaaaaaccccatcaaaatccacactggaaattcaagaacccccgaaccgtctaacggtccggggggagaacaccagccccctagagcttccagcaaaggtcaggatatagatttggaacaagctggacaaaaatacaaaaccaaaacaaatagcaaaaagcaaaaggcagacttagctgatataactggaaccaggatcagtagacaagagcacagcagactagctctgataactacgttgccaggcattgaactgaaggtctagggagcttatatagcaacacccctaactaacgacccaggtgcggataaaaggaatgacagaaaaaccagagtcaaaaaactagtaaccactagagggagcaaaaagcaaattcacaacagttgccgcagatttgtcggctgcacatcccaaagatgctccatacaaggcaggatggatccatgctttcatgttgtttacgccaaattctgaccctaccatccgaatgtcgcagcagaaatcgagactcatcagaccaagcaacgtttttccaatcttctactgtccaatttcgatgagcttgtacaaattgtagcctcagtttcctgttcttagctgaaaggagtggtacccggtgtggtcttctgctgctgtagcccatctgcctcaaagttcgatgcactgtgcgttcagagatgctcttaggcctaccttggttgtaacgggtggcgatttgagtcactgttgcctttctatcagctcgaaccagtctgcccattctcctctgacctctggcatcaacaaggcatttccgcccacagaactgccgctcactggattttttttctttttcggaccattctctgtaaaccctagagatggttgtgcgtgaacatcccagtagatcagcagtttctgaaatactcagaccagcccttctggcaccaacaaccatgccacgttcaaaggcactcaaatcacctttcttccccatactgatgctcggtttgaactgcaggagattgtcttgaccatgtctacatgcctaaatgcactgagttgccgccatgtgattggctgattagaaattaagtgttaacaagaagttggacaggtgtacctaataaagtggccggtgagtgtatatttcaaTCACATGACCAAAACACAAATAAATTTCTTTGTGCTGATGCTCTAAACCATCTTAGTGATGGCCTTTATTGTGACAGGATGATTATATTATTTTTGTATTCATTATTTCTGTCACTGTATCACTTTTCTCTAGTATATCTAGGGCATAATAGGGTCAGGGAGGGAGAGCCGACAAGGAGCAGGGATATCATATCGCaatactagggtgccaacctctgctgcaaggTAGAGTGGGGCTGTGGATGCTCAAATGGGGCCAGGCCCATTTCCTCATCATGATTTTATTATAATTATACATCCCTTTTTATGATAATCTTTAATAAGATTCTGTATATAGTAGGAAGGTTTTTTCAGTTTAAGTTACCgtacccagattgtgctccaggagtcaCACACCTACACCCTAAATTAagttcttctcactatagtaatgccaaatacatggatgctaaatgaTGTTTGGGCaaactgcaaagctcagaagggaggaagagaTTTTACATTGGGAAAGCTGAAATTGCTTATCCTGCTTATGGAAGCCAtggtgcttttcaagagcctttgagacACTAattatgtgaaaacctctgtttttccattgagaaattatggacctgagtgaggacttgtttttaGTGAGATGAGTAGAAGATTATGTTGGTATTATTTCCTCCTAGAATTAGCAAACAGCATGAACCAGTGTAGTATGGTGTTAAactatgaggttttctattagactgtgaattcTATCATGGtgattccatttttttctttttacataactTGCCTTTTTTACCCACAGTTTCACTAGAAATGTCCAAAAATAtaaaattcaaggatattttattcaaaaactaataattggttttattcttggcagattacTGTACCAGGAGttcagaggaacagctgacatcttcaatttttaaaccagatgattttgagatcccacaggatacaattgaagtgaatgccattactccagatataccatcatcctgtcacagcaaagatctgtcatctgatcctttgaaacaggttcTGTCTTCTGATTctttaccgactactaaggaaaatccaagtcagaaaataagcattaaaaaacaaattgctcctaaagcaaagaagtcattttcatgttcagaatatggaaattgttttcctctcgAAATGTCTTTTCTTACACATCGAAAAATTCACCCAGCGGAtcatagattttcttgttccaaatgtgggaaatgttttaaccagatatCAGATctcgttatacaccaaagaacccacaaaggggagaagcctttttcctgttcagaatgtgggaaatgttttaaccggaaagcacatcttgatagacaccagagaactcatacaggggagaagccttttttatgttcagaatgtgggaaatgttttgtacagAAATCAAATCTTTTAGAacatcagataattcacacaggggagaagcctttttcatgttcagaatgtgggaaaagttttaaatggaaaacaaatcttaatagccaccagagaactcacaccggggagatgcctttttcatgttcagaatgtgggaaatgttttacagagaaatcaagtcttatcagacatcagagaactcacacaggggagaagcctttttcatgtccagaatgtgggaaatgctataaCCAGAAAACGCATCTTGatagacaccagagaacccacacaggggaaaagccattttcatgttcagaatgtgggaaatgttttacaaagaaatcaagtcttatcaaacaccagagaactcacatagGGGAGAAAACCTTTTCATGCTGAGAatgtaaaaaatgttttatgaAGAAATTATTTCTTCTTGGTCATCAAAGAAATCACACATGGGAAGCGTTTTTCATGTTCTTAATGGGTGAAATGTTGTATCTTCTTAAAGTAGTtatccactactaagacaaccccttgtcattcctcatgtttagcCTGGTTAAAATTAAATTATATCAcatgagccctgcacccaatcagcgccAGCTTTACTGTCCCTGTCTTCAGAATTATTGAACATCAACATGAAGCCAAGGCTGTGGCTGCTCTcttacttcctcttgatgttcgatttgtccaatTGTGGGGTCGCCAGCATTGATTGGgctcagggctcacatgacataacaacaTCACATGAGTCCCAAGAAGGCAAGTGttgacaccactggaatggtgccGACATGGGAGATTAGTTTGTGTTTCAATTTTAACAGAACTGTACAAGTATGTGCATGgaaatgtgcatatgtagcagagctgcatgTTTATGACAATATGCATATGTAgcagacagggctgtggagtcggtaagccaagacTCTGACGCCACAATTTTCCTGACTCCACAGCGTTGCCTCACTGAGCATGCACATAAAGTGCAGTACagtttcatctcaactaaaagcctaaATCCTTAGATCAGGAAGAGAACAGACATTTattggacatttcataactttctcaaATTCTTGTGAAAACATTTGCAGCacatactgcattgaactactgtatccaatttgttatatatttttggagtcggtccattttataccaactccaccaaaatggatgcCTACTCTGCGACTCAGACTCCACAGCTttcgcagcagagctgtgtgtgtatgtaaatgtgcatatgtAACAGAGTTGACAATGCATGTAAATGTGCGTATGTAGCAGAA contains:
- the LOC143767700 gene encoding uncharacterized protein LOC143767700, yielding MDMDRDKMAERILHLTLEILFRLTGEDYTVVKKTSSERCQDPVSEGWGRPLSPIMGHPSHLLVHEDINDQKILELTYKMIELLTGEVPIRCQDVAIYFSMEEWEYLKGHKDLYKDVMMEVPQPLTSPDLSSKRTTPERCPRPLLPQDCKQEDPNVLQDHQGEDLTHINTTETYVRSDERCKEEIPTYDYPDYCTRSSEEQLTSSIFKPDDFEIPQDTIEVNAITPDIPSSCHSKDLSSDPLKQVLSSDSLPTTKENPSQKISIKKQIAPKAKKSFSCSEYGNCFPLEMSFLTHRKIHPADHRFSCSKCGKCFNQISDLVIHQRTHKGEKPFSCSECGKCFNRKAHLDRHQRTHTGEKPFLCSECGKCFVQKSNLLEHQIIHTGEKPFSCSECGKSFKWKTNLNSHQRTHTGEMPFSCSECGKCFTEKSSLIRHQRTHTGEKPFSCPECGKCYNQKTHLDRHQRTHTGEKPFSCSECGKCFTKKSSLIKHQRTHIGEKTFSC